In Rhizobium sp. WSM4643, the following are encoded in one genomic region:
- a CDS encoding glycine--tRNA ligase subunit alpha: protein MSAIPDHMNPKRSFQALILTLHNYWADKGCAVLQPYDMEVGAGTFHPATTLRALGPKPWKAAYVQPSRRPSDGRYGENPNRLQHYYQYQVILKPNPPNLQELYLGSLAAIGLDPLLHDIRFVEDDWESPTLGAWGLGWECWCDGMEVSQFTYFQQVCGIECSPVAGELTYGLERLAMYVQGVDNVYDLNFNGRDGDEKISYGDVFLQAEQEYSRHNFEFANTEMLHRHFVDAEKECRALLDAGAPGDNANQRLHKCVFPAYDQCIKASHVFNLLDARGVISVTERQSYILRVRTLAKACGEAFLLTDAGGVNLAKEAA from the coding sequence ATGTCAGCTATCCCAGACCATATGAACCCGAAGCGCTCCTTTCAGGCGCTGATCCTGACCCTGCATAACTACTGGGCGGACAAGGGTTGCGCGGTGCTGCAGCCTTACGACATGGAAGTCGGCGCCGGCACCTTCCATCCGGCCACCACGCTGCGCGCCCTCGGCCCCAAGCCCTGGAAGGCCGCTTACGTTCAGCCATCCCGCCGCCCCTCCGACGGTCGCTATGGCGAGAATCCGAACCGGCTGCAGCATTATTACCAGTACCAGGTCATCCTGAAGCCGAACCCGCCAAATCTGCAGGAGCTTTATCTCGGCTCGCTGGCGGCGATCGGTCTCGATCCGCTGCTGCATGATATCCGTTTCGTCGAGGACGATTGGGAAAGCCCGACGCTCGGCGCCTGGGGCCTCGGCTGGGAATGCTGGTGCGATGGCATGGAAGTCTCGCAGTTCACCTATTTCCAGCAGGTCTGCGGCATCGAATGCTCACCCGTCGCGGGCGAACTGACCTATGGTCTCGAACGCCTCGCGATGTATGTCCAGGGCGTCGACAATGTCTATGACCTGAACTTCAACGGCCGCGACGGCGACGAGAAGATCAGCTATGGCGATGTTTTCCTGCAGGCCGAGCAGGAATATTCGCGCCATAATTTCGAATTCGCCAACACCGAGATGCTGCATCGCCACTTCGTCGATGCCGAGAAGGAATGCCGGGCGCTGCTCGATGCCGGCGCACCCGGCGACAACGCCAACCAGCGCCTGCACAAATGCGTCTTCCCGGCCTATGACCAGTGCATCAAGGCTAGCCACGTCTTCAACCTGCTCGATGCCCGCGGCGTCATCTCGGTTACCGAGCGGCAGAGCTACATCCTGCGCGTACGCACGCTCGCCAAGGCCTGTGGCGAAGCCTTCCTGCTGACCGATGCCGGCGGCGTCAATCTGGCCAAAGAGGCGGCGTGA
- a CDS encoding AAA family ATPase, with amino-acid sequence MTQQPASRIIHINGWPGTGKLTVGRLLAKRLGARLVDNHMLLNPAEALFSRSDPLHASLRGQIRQAVFDHAVRADPAESFVFTDALSDDAQDTATFSWYRDLAAARGADLVAILLDCAPEENARRLVSPGRSEALKLTDIAVLQRLRANQRLLRGLAERTAEIDTTGLLPEQTTARILGDIGV; translated from the coding sequence GTGACGCAACAGCCAGCCAGCCGCATCATCCATATCAACGGCTGGCCGGGCACTGGAAAGCTGACCGTCGGCCGCCTGCTGGCGAAGAGGCTCGGCGCGCGGCTCGTTGATAATCACATGCTGCTCAATCCGGCTGAGGCCCTGTTCTCGCGCAGCGATCCGCTGCACGCATCGCTGCGGGGGCAGATCCGCCAGGCGGTTTTCGATCATGCCGTGCGCGCCGACCCGGCTGAAAGCTTCGTCTTCACCGATGCCTTGTCGGACGATGCACAAGACACTGCGACGTTTTCCTGGTATCGCGATCTGGCTGCCGCAAGAGGCGCCGATCTGGTGGCAATCCTGCTCGATTGCGCCCCGGAAGAGAACGCCAGGCGCCTTGTTTCTCCCGGCCGGTCCGAGGCGCTCAAGCTGACGGATATTGCGGTACTGCAACGGCTGCGGGCAAACCAGAGGCTGCTGCGCGGGCTGGCTGAACGCACCGCCGAAATCGACACGACAGGCCTTTTGCCGGAGCAGACGACGGCCCGAATCCTCGGAGATATCGGCGTTTGA
- a CDS encoding LemA family protein, whose translation MYIALGVIVLVALYLVFIYNGLVRARQMAEEAWSGIDVQLKRRADLIPNLIETVKGYAAHEKSTLEEVVELRNKAQAVPSGDVAGRAQAEGLLGQALGRVMALAEAYPDLKANQNFAELQASLETMEGELQMARRYYNGAARDLNVKVESFPSNLVAGQFGFAKREYFEITNEADRAVPTVKF comes from the coding sequence ATGTATATTGCACTTGGCGTCATCGTTCTGGTCGCGCTCTATCTCGTCTTCATCTACAACGGCCTGGTTCGCGCGCGGCAGATGGCGGAAGAAGCCTGGTCGGGCATCGATGTCCAGCTCAAGCGCCGCGCCGACCTGATCCCGAACCTGATCGAGACGGTCAAGGGCTATGCCGCCCATGAAAAGTCGACGCTCGAAGAGGTGGTTGAGCTCCGCAACAAGGCGCAAGCCGTGCCATCAGGCGATGTCGCCGGCAGGGCGCAGGCGGAAGGCCTGCTCGGCCAGGCGCTCGGTCGTGTTATGGCGCTCGCCGAAGCCTACCCGGATCTCAAGGCCAACCAGAACTTTGCCGAGCTCCAGGCTTCGCTGGAAACCATGGAGGGCGAGCTGCAAATGGCGCGGCGTTACTACAACGGTGCTGCCCGCGATCTCAACGTCAAGGTCGAAAGCTTCCCGTCCAATCTCGTCGCCGGCCAGTTTGGTTTTGCCAAGCGGGAATATTTCGAAATCACCAACGAGGCCGACCGCGCCGTCCCCACCGTGAAATTCTGA
- the aroA gene encoding 3-phosphoshikimate 1-carboxyvinyltransferase, which translates to MTRTAKLTIIPPGRPLSGRAMPPGSKSITNRALLLAGLAKGTSRLTGALKSDDTRYMAEALRAMGVSIDEPDDTTFVVTGSGRLLPPKAPLFLGNAGTATRFLTAAAALVDGTVIVDGDEHMRKRPIGPLVEAMRTLGIDVIAETGCPPVIVKGTGRFQADRIRIDGGLSSQYVSALLMMAAGGDRPVDIELVGEDIGALGYIDLTTAAMKAFGAKVEKTSPVTWRVEPTGYRAADFIVEPDASAATYLWAAEVLTGGAIDLGVPSDTFSQPDARAYDIIAKFPHLPAEIDGSQMQDAVPTLAVLAAFNETPVRFVGIANLRVKECDRIRALSTGLNRIVSGLAREEGDDLIVQSDPALAGKRLSAEINSFADHRIAMSFALAGLKIDGITILDPDCVGKTFPAYWRTLAALGVKYQDND; encoded by the coding sequence ATGACACGCACAGCCAAACTCACGATCATTCCGCCGGGCCGGCCGCTTTCGGGCCGCGCCATGCCGCCGGGCTCAAAGTCGATCACCAATCGCGCCCTACTGCTTGCGGGCCTGGCGAAGGGCACCAGCCGGCTGACCGGGGCGCTGAAGAGCGACGATACGCGCTATATGGCCGAAGCGCTGCGGGCCATGGGTGTTTCGATCGACGAGCCTGACGATACCACCTTTGTCGTCACCGGCAGCGGCAGGCTGCTGCCGCCGAAGGCGCCGCTCTTCCTCGGCAATGCCGGCACGGCGACACGCTTCCTGACGGCGGCTGCGGCTTTGGTCGACGGCACCGTCATCGTCGATGGCGACGAGCATATGCGCAAGCGGCCGATCGGCCCGCTGGTCGAGGCGATGCGCACGCTCGGCATCGACGTGATCGCCGAGACCGGCTGCCCGCCGGTCATCGTCAAGGGCACCGGCCGCTTCCAGGCCGACCGCATCCGCATCGATGGCGGCCTGTCCAGCCAGTATGTCTCGGCGCTGCTGATGATGGCGGCCGGCGGCGACCGGCCGGTCGATATCGAACTCGTCGGCGAGGATATCGGCGCACTCGGCTATATCGACCTGACCACGGCGGCGATGAAGGCCTTCGGCGCCAAGGTCGAGAAGACCAGCCCCGTCACATGGCGGGTCGAGCCGACCGGCTACCGTGCCGCCGATTTCATCGTCGAGCCGGATGCCTCGGCTGCGACCTATCTCTGGGCGGCCGAGGTTCTCACCGGCGGCGCGATCGATCTCGGTGTTCCCTCCGATACGTTCTCGCAGCCCGATGCGCGCGCCTATGACATCATCGCCAAATTCCCGCATCTGCCGGCAGAGATCGACGGCTCGCAGATGCAGGATGCCGTTCCGACCCTTGCCGTGCTTGCCGCCTTCAACGAGACGCCGGTTCGCTTCGTCGGCATCGCCAATCTGCGCGTCAAGGAATGCGATCGCATCCGGGCGCTCTCGACCGGCCTCAACCGCATTGTTTCAGGCCTTGCCCGCGAAGAGGGCGACGATCTGATCGTGCAGTCCGATCCCGCACTTGCGGGAAAGCGTCTATCGGCGGAGATCAACAGTTTCGCCGATCACCGCATTGCCATGAGCTTCGCGCTGGCAGGGCTCAAG